From one Streptomyces chromofuscus genomic stretch:
- the gyrA gene encoding DNA gyrase subunit A, which produces MADENTPVMPEDEGQTLRVEPVGLETEMQRSYLDYAMSVIVSRALPDVRDGLKPVHRRVLYAMYDGGYRPERGFYKCARVVGDVMGNYHPHGDSSIYDALVRLAQPWAMRMPLVDSNGNFGSPGNDPAAAMRYTECKMAPLSMEMVRDIDEETVDFTDNYDGRSQEPTVLPARFPNLLINGSAGIAVGMATNIPPHNLREVASGAQWYLEHPEASHEELLDALIERIKGPDFPTGALVVGRKGIEEAYRTGRGSITMRAVVEVEEIQGRQCLVVTELPYQTNPDNLAQKIADLVKDGKIGGIADVRDETSSRTGQRLVIVLKRDAVAKVVLNNLYKHTDLQTNFGANMLALVDGVPRTLSLDAFIRHWVTHQIEVIVRRTRFRLRKAEERAHILRGLLKALDAIDDVIALIRASETVEVARTGLMDLLEIDEIQANAILEMQLRRLAALERQKIVQEHDELQAKINEYNEILASPVRQRGIVSEELAALVEKYGDDRKTQLIPYDGDMSIEDLIAEEDIVVTVTRGGYVKRTKTDDYRAQKRGGKGVRGAKLKEDDIVDHFFVSTTHHWLLFFTNKGRVYRAKAYELPDAGRDARGQHVANLLAFQPDEAIAEILAIRDYEAAPYLVLATKGGLVKKTSLKDYDSPRSGGVIAINLREREDGSDDELIGAELVSPDDDLLLISKKAQSIRFTATDESLRPMGRATSGVKGMSFRAGDELLSMNVVRPGTFVFTATDGGYAKRTAVDEYRVQGRGGLGIKAAKIVEDRGSLVGALVVEETDEILAITLSGGVIRTRVNEVRETGRDTMGVQLINLGKRDAVVGIARNAEAGREAEEVDGDLAADETAESAVTTGTDEGEAPSAE; this is translated from the coding sequence ATGGCCGACGAGAACACTCCTGTCATGCCCGAGGACGAGGGCCAGACCCTCCGCGTCGAGCCCGTCGGGCTCGAGACGGAGATGCAGCGCTCGTACCTCGACTACGCGATGTCCGTCATCGTCTCCCGCGCGCTGCCGGACGTCCGGGACGGCCTCAAGCCCGTCCACCGCCGTGTCCTGTACGCGATGTACGACGGCGGCTACCGCCCCGAGCGCGGCTTCTACAAGTGCGCCCGCGTCGTCGGCGACGTCATGGGCAACTACCACCCGCACGGCGACAGCTCGATCTACGACGCCCTGGTCCGTCTCGCCCAGCCGTGGGCGATGCGGATGCCTCTCGTCGACTCCAACGGCAACTTCGGCTCGCCGGGCAACGACCCGGCGGCGGCCATGCGCTACACCGAGTGCAAGATGGCGCCGCTGTCGATGGAGATGGTCCGCGACATCGACGAGGAGACCGTCGACTTCACGGACAACTACGACGGCCGCTCCCAGGAGCCGACCGTCCTGCCCGCCCGCTTCCCGAACCTGCTGATCAACGGCTCCGCCGGCATCGCGGTCGGCATGGCGACCAACATCCCGCCGCACAACCTGCGCGAGGTCGCGTCCGGCGCCCAGTGGTACCTGGAGCACCCCGAGGCCAGCCACGAGGAGCTGCTCGACGCGCTCATCGAGCGCATCAAGGGCCCCGACTTCCCGACCGGCGCCCTGGTGGTGGGCCGCAAGGGCATCGAGGAGGCGTACCGCACCGGCCGCGGCTCCATCACCATGCGCGCGGTGGTCGAGGTCGAGGAGATCCAGGGCCGCCAGTGCCTGGTGGTCACCGAGCTGCCGTACCAGACGAACCCGGACAATCTCGCGCAGAAGATCGCCGACCTGGTGAAGGACGGCAAGATCGGCGGCATCGCGGACGTCCGGGACGAGACCAGCTCCCGCACCGGTCAGCGTCTGGTCATCGTGCTGAAGAGGGACGCGGTCGCCAAGGTCGTGCTGAACAACCTCTACAAGCACACCGATCTGCAGACGAACTTCGGCGCCAACATGCTGGCGCTGGTCGACGGCGTGCCGCGCACGCTGTCGCTGGACGCGTTCATCCGGCACTGGGTGACGCACCAGATCGAGGTCATCGTCCGCCGCACGCGCTTCAGGCTGCGCAAGGCCGAGGAGCGGGCGCACATCCTGCGCGGCCTGCTGAAGGCGCTGGACGCCATCGACGACGTCATCGCGCTGATCCGGGCCAGTGAGACGGTCGAGGTCGCCCGCACGGGCCTGATGGACCTCCTGGAGATCGACGAGATCCAGGCGAACGCGATCCTGGAGATGCAGCTCCGCCGACTGGCCGCCCTGGAGCGCCAGAAGATCGTCCAGGAGCACGACGAGCTCCAGGCGAAGATCAACGAGTACAACGAGATCCTGGCCTCGCCGGTCCGCCAGCGCGGCATCGTCAGCGAGGAACTCGCCGCGCTCGTCGAGAAGTACGGCGACGACCGCAAGACCCAGCTGATCCCCTACGACGGTGACATGTCCATCGAGGACCTGATCGCCGAGGAGGACATCGTCGTCACCGTCACCCGCGGCGGTTACGTCAAGCGCACCAAGACGGACGACTACCGGGCGCAGAAGCGCGGCGGCAAGGGCGTGCGCGGCGCGAAGCTGAAGGAAGACGACATCGTCGACCACTTCTTCGTGTCGACCACGCACCACTGGCTGCTGTTCTTCACCAACAAGGGCCGGGTCTACCGCGCGAAGGCCTACGAGCTGCCCGACGCGGGCCGCGATGCGCGTGGGCAGCACGTCGCCAACCTGCTGGCCTTCCAGCCGGACGAGGCGATCGCCGAGATCCTGGCGATCCGCGACTACGAGGCGGCGCCGTACCTGGTCCTGGCCACCAAGGGCGGCCTGGTGAAGAAGACCTCGTTGAAGGACTACGACTCCCCGCGTTCGGGTGGTGTCATCGCGATCAACCTGCGTGAGCGGGAGGACGGTTCCGACGACGAACTGATCGGAGCCGAACTCGTGTCGCCTGACGACGATCTTCTGCTGATCAGCAAGAAGGCGCAGTCGATCAGGTTCACCGCGACGGACGAGTCTCTTCGCCCGATGGGACGTGCCACATCGGGCGTCAAGGGCATGAGTTTCCGTGCGGGAGACGAACTGCTCTCGATGAATGTTGTTCGACCCGGTACGTTCGTGTTCACTGCCACCGACGGCGGGTACGCAAAGCGGACCGCTGTCGACGAGTACCGCGTCCAGGGTCGCGGCGGCCTCGGCATCAAGGCTGCCAAGATCGTCGAGGACCGTGGTTCGCTCGTCGGCGCGCTGGTGGTCGAGGAGACCGACGAGATCCTCGCCATCACGCTGTCCGGCGGTGTGATTCGCACGCGAGTCAACGAGGTCAGGGAGACGGGCCGTGACACCATGGGCGTCCAACTGATCAATCTGGGCAAGCGCGATGCCGTCGTCGGCATCGCACGTAACGCCGAAGCGGGACGCGAGGCGGAGGAGGTCGACGGCGATCTGGCCGCCGACGAGACCGCCGAGAGTGCCGTCACCACCGGCACGGACGAGGGCGAGGCGCCCTCGGCCGAGTAG
- a CDS encoding DUF6344 domain-containing protein: protein MARNKVMKLWNVVVTAFLALFTALGLITTSASAAVPQTEPARNSTAQPTVPTMSPWSRSHARSLPPTMKQRIRAEAHGKSPSCRHRPLTETDQIATAATTPVTAAAEPAEDCEAEPPTTAGHVSIPLQR from the coding sequence ATGGCCCGGAACAAGGTCATGAAGCTGTGGAACGTCGTCGTCACCGCCTTCCTCGCGCTGTTCACGGCGCTCGGACTCATCACCACGTCCGCCTCCGCGGCGGTACCGCAGACCGAGCCGGCTCGCAACAGCACCGCACAGCCCACGGTTCCGACGATGTCTCCCTGGTCCAGGTCGCACGCCAGGTCCCTGCCCCCCACGATGAAACAGCGCATTCGGGCCGAGGCCCACGGAAAGTCGCCGAGCTGCCGCCACCGTCCGCTCACCGAGACCGACCAGATCGCCACCGCGGCCACCACGCCCGTCACCGCCGCGGCCGAGCCGGCCGAGGACTGCGAGGCGGAGCCGCCCACAACCGCCGGCCACGTGTCGATTCCTCTCCAGCGCTGA
- a CDS encoding serine/threonine-protein kinase — translation MGEVFAGRYELADPIGRGGVGAVWRAWDHRRRRYVAAKVLQQRDAHSLLRFVREQALRIDHPHVLAPASWAADDDKVLFTMDLVAGGSLVHLVGDYGPLPPPFVSTLLDQLLSGLAAVHAEDVVHRDIKPANVLLEATGTGRPRLRLSDFGIAMRLGEPRLTETNLVVGTPGYLAPEQMMGAEPDFPADLFAVGLVALYLLEGAKPDAKAIVQYFADHGTPGAPEGIPEPLWQVVATLLQPDPVARFRTATGARKALAAAVELLPEPGPDDEQIEIFDQLGPLPPGFGPDGPRPRPGGTRPAGRSTEATGDGGVGEASGTSQAGHDGTPETPQTGRDAEPPQAPQTGRDAEPSGAPQVGRHSGTYGAPRVESGGIPVASSSRPGTASAATGTAGPDVSADPRHRQAAPPPQPANMSDTGSFHLPPPQPTVTTRRPPTAPPSSHGSTPRPQHSPPPHYPPQAQPPLHPAPAPAQPGIPHRPDVSTASYTAQDPQVPPLPRPPTGHRRTSGRSSHRTSPRGGRRASRHPGPPAKAVVPLLLLALVCYAVGFWALTRI, via the coding sequence ATGGGTGAGGTCTTCGCCGGGCGGTACGAGCTGGCCGACCCGATCGGCCGCGGTGGAGTGGGCGCCGTCTGGCGCGCCTGGGACCATCGCCGCCGCCGCTATGTGGCCGCCAAGGTGCTGCAGCAGCGCGACGCGCACTCCCTGCTGCGTTTCGTCCGCGAGCAGGCGCTGCGGATCGATCATCCCCATGTGCTCGCACCGGCCAGCTGGGCCGCCGACGACGACAAGGTCCTGTTCACGATGGATCTGGTGGCCGGCGGTTCGCTGGTCCACCTCGTCGGGGACTACGGCCCGCTGCCACCACCCTTCGTCAGCACCCTCCTCGACCAGCTCCTGTCGGGTCTTGCCGCCGTGCACGCGGAGGACGTCGTGCACCGTGACATCAAGCCCGCCAACGTGCTGCTGGAGGCCACCGGCACCGGACGGCCGCGGCTGCGGCTGTCCGACTTCGGGATCGCCATGCGGCTGGGCGAACCCCGTCTGACCGAGACCAACCTCGTGGTGGGGACACCCGGCTATCTCGCGCCCGAGCAGATGATGGGCGCGGAACCGGACTTCCCGGCGGACCTGTTCGCCGTGGGGCTGGTGGCCCTGTACCTGCTGGAGGGCGCCAAGCCGGACGCCAAGGCGATCGTCCAGTACTTCGCCGACCACGGGACCCCGGGCGCGCCCGAGGGCATCCCCGAACCTCTGTGGCAGGTCGTGGCCACGCTGCTGCAGCCGGATCCGGTGGCCCGGTTCCGCACGGCCACGGGGGCGCGCAAGGCGCTCGCCGCGGCGGTCGAGCTGCTGCCGGAGCCCGGTCCCGACGACGAGCAGATCGAGATCTTCGACCAACTCGGGCCCCTGCCACCGGGCTTCGGACCGGACGGACCACGGCCGCGGCCCGGCGGGACCCGACCGGCGGGGCGATCGACCGAGGCCACGGGTGATGGAGGGGTCGGGGAAGCATCCGGGACGTCACAGGCCGGGCACGACGGAACGCCCGAGACGCCGCAGACCGGGCGGGACGCGGAACCGCCCCAAGCGCCGCAGACCGGGCGGGACGCGGAACCGTCCGGAGCGCCGCAGGTCGGAAGGCACAGCGGGACGTACGGGGCACCACGCGTGGAGAGTGGCGGCATACCTGTCGCGAGCTCCTCGCGCCCCGGCACGGCTTCCGCGGCAACCGGCACCGCCGGCCCGGACGTATCCGCCGACCCACGGCATCGGCAGGCGGCGCCGCCCCCGCAACCGGCCAACATGTCCGACACCGGCAGCTTCCACCTGCCGCCGCCCCAGCCGACGGTCACCACCCGCCGACCCCCCACGGCACCACCGTCATCGCACGGAAGCACACCGCGACCCCAGCACTCCCCCCCACCGCATTACCCCCCGCAGGCACAGCCGCCGCTCCACCCCGCCCCCGCCCCCGCGCAGCCCGGCATCCCGCACCGCCCCGACGTCTCCACTGCCTCCTACACGGCGCAGGACCCGCAGGTACCCCCGCTTCCCCGGCCGCCCACCGGTCATCGCCGCACCAGCGGACGCTCCAGCCACCGCACCAGTCCCCGCGGCGGCCGCCGCGCCAGTCGCCACCCCGGCCCGCCCGCCAAGGCGGTGGTCCCGCTGCTCCTGCTGGCGCTGGTCTGCTACGCGGTCGGGTTCTGGGCACTGACCCGTATCTGA
- a CDS encoding DUF5324 family protein, whose translation MTRIDSVRAATGSAKDSVLHAAEVVAPYADTAKDRAAHYAHEARVRLAPKVSQAAGQARVQYASYLAPHLEQARYQVRAHVPPKVDHAAHEAAVRAREAARQATEYSRPRIEQAVAAAGPVKDEAAARAAAVLAALRGQISPEEIQKLVRKHERRAKAGRAVKALAVVGLAAGGAFAAWKWWDKQANPDWLVEPPAATEVPESGRLTSVDGSGQSVLDPEVEAKQAEDEATHRDDRD comes from the coding sequence GTGACCCGCATCGACAGCGTGCGCGCCGCGACCGGCTCGGCGAAGGACAGCGTGCTGCACGCCGCGGAAGTGGTGGCGCCCTACGCCGACACGGCCAAGGACCGGGCCGCGCACTACGCACACGAGGCACGCGTACGGCTCGCGCCCAAGGTGTCGCAGGCCGCGGGGCAGGCCCGCGTCCAGTACGCGTCGTATCTCGCGCCGCATCTGGAGCAGGCCCGCTACCAGGTCCGCGCCCACGTGCCGCCGAAGGTCGACCACGCCGCCCACGAGGCCGCCGTCCGCGCCCGCGAGGCCGCCCGGCAGGCCACCGAGTACTCCCGGCCGAGGATCGAGCAGGCAGTGGCCGCGGCCGGGCCCGTCAAGGACGAGGCGGCGGCCCGGGCCGCCGCCGTACTGGCCGCGCTGCGCGGCCAGATCTCGCCCGAGGAGATCCAGAAGCTCGTCCGCAAGCACGAGCGCCGGGCCAAGGCCGGTCGCGCCGTGAAGGCGCTGGCCGTCGTCGGCCTCGCCGCGGGCGGTGCCTTCGCCGCCTGGAAGTGGTGGGACAAGCAGGCCAACCCGGACTGGCTGGTCGAACCCCCCGCCGCGACCGAGGTCCCCGAGTCCGGCCGGCTGACGTCGGTCGACGGCAGCGGCCAGTCCGTGCTCGATCCCGAGGTGGAGGCCAAGCAGGCCGAGGACGAGGCCACGCACCGCGACGACCGCGACTGA
- a CDS encoding DUF3566 domain-containing protein, whose protein sequence is MSGATGAGSTGIPAGTSTGAETDGGGRGSAAPATDSHTTQLRAIKSPAKDAQTPSNSPDTHGSQGGTVTDTRGPQTQQYAAGAGSAAPGAQPQAAPAAGAQQTVSPLPGERQPEQQPSGPYHPPQAYQTPAPGNAVRRPRTGARTTPRVRKARLRVAKADPWSVMKVSFLLSIALGICTIVASAVLWMVMDAMGVFSTVGGTISEATGSNESNGFDLQAFLSLPNVLMFTAIIAVIDVVLATALATLGAFIYNLSAGFVGGVELTLAEDE, encoded by the coding sequence GTGAGCGGAGCCACGGGCGCCGGATCGACCGGTATCCCGGCCGGTACCTCGACCGGCGCGGAGACGGACGGCGGCGGCCGTGGCTCCGCCGCGCCTGCGACGGACTCGCACACCACCCAGCTACGGGCGATCAAGTCACCCGCCAAGGATGCGCAGACGCCCTCCAACTCGCCTGACACTCATGGATCCCAGGGGGGAACTGTGACGGACACCCGAGGCCCGCAGACCCAGCAGTACGCGGCTGGAGCGGGCTCGGCCGCTCCGGGCGCCCAGCCGCAGGCCGCCCCGGCGGCGGGAGCACAGCAGACGGTCTCCCCGCTGCCCGGGGAGCGGCAGCCGGAGCAGCAGCCCTCCGGGCCGTACCACCCGCCGCAGGCCTACCAGACGCCCGCTCCCGGGAACGCGGTACGCCGGCCGCGCACCGGGGCGCGCACCACGCCGCGCGTGCGCAAGGCGCGGCTGCGGGTGGCCAAGGCCGACCCGTGGTCGGTGATGAAGGTCAGCTTCCTGCTCTCCATCGCGCTCGGCATCTGCACGATCGTGGCGTCGGCGGTGCTGTGGATGGTCATGGACGCCATGGGCGTCTTCTCCACGGTCGGCGGCACGATCTCCGAGGCGACCGGCTCGAACGAGTCGAACGGCTTCGACCTGCAGGCGTTCCTGTCCCTGCCCAACGTCCTGATGTTCACCGCGATCATCGCGGTCATCGACGTCGTCCTGGCGACGGCGCTGGCGACGCTCGGCGCGTTCATCTACAACCTCTCCGCGGGCTTCGTCGGCGGAGTGGAGCTGACGCTGGCCGAGGACGAGTGA
- a CDS encoding helix-turn-helix domain-containing protein — protein MDAAQQEATARARELQRNWYGEPLGTLFRKLIDDLGLNQARLAGVLGLSAPMLSQLMSGQRAKIGNPAVVQRVQLLQELAAQVADGSVSAAEATDRMDEIKRSQGGSVLSNTTHTTNSSGAPTVKRVVREIQSLLRSVAAAGDIIDAADTLAPTHPELAEFLRVYGAGRTSDAVAHYQAHQS, from the coding sequence ATGGACGCCGCACAGCAGGAAGCCACCGCAAGAGCGCGGGAACTGCAGCGGAACTGGTACGGGGAGCCGTTGGGGACGCTCTTCCGTAAGCTCATCGACGATCTTGGTCTCAACCAGGCTCGTCTCGCCGGGGTGCTGGGACTGTCCGCACCGATGCTGTCGCAGCTGATGAGCGGGCAGCGGGCGAAGATCGGCAATCCGGCCGTGGTGCAGCGGGTGCAGCTGCTCCAGGAGCTGGCCGCGCAGGTGGCGGACGGCAGTGTGAGCGCGGCCGAGGCCACCGACCGGATGGACGAGATCAAGAGGTCGCAGGGGGGATCGGTGCTCAGCAACACCACGCACACGACGAACAGTTCGGGGGCGCCGACGGTCAAGCGGGTGGTCCGTGAGATCCAGTCCCTGCTGCGCTCGGTGGCCGCCGCGGGCGACATCATCGACGCCGCGGACACCCTCGCCCCGACCCACCCGGAGCTGGCAGAGTTCCTCCGGGTGTACGGCGCCGGGCGCACGTCCGACGCGGTCGCGCACTACCAGGCGCACCAGAGCTGA
- a CDS encoding DLW-39 family protein, translating into MKKLLLVALAAIGGLLVYRQIQADRAEQDLWTEATDSVPTGS; encoded by the coding sequence GTGAAGAAGCTTCTCCTGGTCGCACTGGCCGCCATCGGCGGGCTCCTCGTGTACCGCCAGATCCAGGCGGATCGCGCCGAGCAGGATCTGTGGACGGAGGCGACTGACTCCGTGCCCACGGGTTCGTGA
- a CDS encoding peptidylprolyl isomerase, which translates to MAEQLYATLKTNHGDIVVRLFPNHAPNTVKNFVELAKGEREWVNPATGEKSAAKLYDGTVFHRVISGFMIQGGDPLGNGTGGPGYQFADEFHPDLQFDKPYLLAMANAGPGTNGSQFFITVSPTAWLNRKHTIFGEVTDAASQKVVDSIASAQTNPRTDRPLNDVVIETVVVESREA; encoded by the coding sequence GTGGCTGAGCAGCTTTACGCCACCCTGAAGACCAACCACGGCGACATCGTTGTTCGGCTCTTCCCGAACCACGCGCCGAACACGGTCAAGAACTTCGTCGAGCTCGCCAAGGGCGAGCGTGAGTGGGTCAACCCGGCCACCGGGGAGAAGTCCGCGGCCAAGCTGTACGACGGCACGGTTTTCCACCGGGTCATCAGCGGCTTCATGATCCAGGGCGGCGACCCGCTGGGCAACGGCACGGGCGGCCCCGGTTACCAGTTCGCGGACGAGTTCCACCCGGACCTGCAGTTCGACAAGCCGTACCTGCTGGCCATGGCGAACGCCGGCCCGGGCACCAACGGCTCGCAGTTCTTCATCACCGTCTCCCCGACGGCGTGGCTGAACCGCAAGCACACCATCTTCGGCGAGGTCACCGACGCGGCCAGCCAGAAGGTCGTGGACTCCATCGCGAGCGCCCAGACCAACCCGCGGACCGACCGCCCGCTCAACGACGTCGTCATCGAGACGGTCGTCGTCGAGTCCCGCGAGGCCTGA